A window of the Helianthus annuus cultivar XRQ/B chromosome 4, HanXRQr2.0-SUNRISE, whole genome shotgun sequence genome harbors these coding sequences:
- the LOC110943607 gene encoding uncharacterized protein LOC110943607, with translation MRQRRWLELIKDYDCDILYHPGKANVVADALSRKEYPPPIRVKSMRMIVTPNLLETIREAQDKSLNVGDPKGERTKGFENEFEVNASGLRTRFARIWIPRHCEAKTLLLEEAHKSRYSVHPGATKMYRDLKENFWWPGMKRDIVKYVSKCLTCSQVKAEHQKPYGKLQPLEIPVWKWENVAMDLVTKLPKTKKGHDAIWVIVDRLTKSAHFLPIRETFSSESYQSSIQMAPYEMLYGRRCRTPVCWGEVGQRELAPNDVVAITNEKIDIVRARLKAAQDRQKSYADERRRPIEFQVGDRVFLKVSPWKGIIRFRKQGKLGPRYIGPFEILARVGKVAYWLRLPSSLEGIHNTFHVSQLRKCLADETAHVPLEDIEIDEKMNYIERPIAIKDSKVKTLRNKEIKQVLVQWQHRKGSDLTWEPEEEMKKFYPSRFGT, from the exons ATGAGGCAACGGAGATGGTTGGAATTGATTAAAGATTATGACTGTGACATTCTTTAccatccgggtaaagctaatgttgtggcggatgcacTTAGTCGGAAGGAATACCCACCACCTATTCGAGTGAAATCAATGAGAATGATAGTTACCCCAAACCTTCTTGAAACAATACGTGAGGCGCAAGATAAGTCCTTAAATGTTGGTGATCCGAAAGGTGAAAGAACGAAAGGGTTTGAAAATGAATTTGAAGTGAATGCAAGTGGGTTAAGGACGAGGTTTGCACGGATTTGGATACCGCGACACTGTGAGGCGAAGACCTTATTATTGGAAGAAGCACACAAGTCCCGTTACTCGGTTCATCCGGGGGCCACTAAAATGTACCGAGatttgaaagaaaatttttggtggccgggaatgaaacgCGACATTGTTAAATATGTATCCAAATGCTTGACATGTTCCCAAGTTaaggcggaacatcaaaaacCATACGGGAAACTGCAACCCTTAGAGattccggtatggaaatgggaaaaTGTAGCCATGGACCTTGTAACTAAACTGCCGAAGACAAAGAAAGGGCATGACGCAATATGGGTCATTGTCGACCGTCTTACTAAAAGCGCCCATTTTCTACCCATTCGGGAGACTTTTTCCTCGGAAAG ctaccaaAGTAGCATACAAATGGCGCCATATGAGATGTTGTATGGGAGAAGGTGTAGAACCCCTGTTTGTTGGGGAGAAGTAGGACAAAGAGAACTCGCACCGAATGATGTGGTGGCGATAACTAATGAAAAGATCGACATCGTACGGGCTCGATTAAAAGCGGCACAAGACCGACAAAAGTCCTATGCGGATGAAAGAAGACGCCCTATTGAGTTTCAAGTAGGGGACCGAGTGTTCCTGAAGGTGTCCCCGTGGAAAGGCATAATCCGATTTCGTAAGCAAGGAAAGTTGGGTCcccgatatatcggaccattcgagattttAGCTCGagttggaaaggtggcctactgGTTAAGGTTACCTTCCTCCTTAGAGGGAATTCACAATACCTTCCATGTGTCACAATTACGAAAGTGTCTTGCGGATGAAACGGCTCATGTACCGCTTGAAGACATTGAAATAGACGAAAAGATGAATTACATAGAAAGACCGATAGCTATAAAAGATTCCAAGGTAAAGACTCTCCGCAACAAAGAAATTAAGCAAGTTCTAGTTCAATGGCAACACAGGAAGGGGTCGGATCTCACTTGGGAACCGGAGGAAGAAATGAAAAAGTTCTACCCGTCTCGATTTGGTACGTaa